One part of the Leclercia sp. LSNIH1 genome encodes these proteins:
- the yciT gene encoding DNA-binding transcriptional regulator YciT, giving the protein MNSRQQVILQMVIDTGRVSVVDLAKATGVSEVTIRQDLNLLEKMSYLRRAHGYAVPLDSEDVETRMMNNYALKRELAEFAASLVNNGETVFIENGSCNALLARTLADQKEEVTIVTVSSYIAHLLKETRSEVILLGGIYQKKSESMVGPLTRQYVQQVHFNKAFIGIDGWLPDTGFTGRDMMRSDVVNAVLEKGGETIVLTDSSKFGAVHPYTMGPVSRFSRVITDEGIKQAHIANLQQDGLTVDIVKKPA; this is encoded by the coding sequence ATGAACTCCCGACAACAAGTAATATTACAGATGGTGATCGATACAGGGCGTGTGAGTGTCGTTGATCTGGCAAAAGCGACCGGCGTGTCAGAAGTCACCATCCGCCAGGATCTCAATCTTCTGGAAAAAATGAGCTACCTCCGTCGCGCGCATGGTTACGCCGTCCCGCTGGACAGCGAAGATGTTGAAACGCGGATGATGAACAACTATGCGCTGAAACGCGAGCTGGCGGAGTTTGCAGCGTCTCTGGTGAATAATGGCGAAACGGTGTTTATCGAGAACGGCAGCTGCAATGCCCTTCTCGCGCGCACGCTGGCCGACCAGAAAGAAGAGGTTACCATCGTGACGGTGAGCAGCTATATAGCGCATCTTCTGAAGGAGACGCGCAGCGAAGTGATTTTGCTCGGCGGCATTTACCAGAAAAAAAGCGAAAGCATGGTTGGCCCGCTTACCCGTCAGTATGTGCAGCAAGTCCATTTCAACAAGGCATTTATCGGCATTGATGGCTGGTTGCCTGATACCGGCTTTACCGGAAGGGACATGATGCGCTCGGATGTGGTAAATGCGGTGCTGGAGAAAGGCGGCGAGACCATTGTGCTCACCGACAGCTCAAAATTCGGTGCGGTTCACCCTTATACCATGGGCCCGGTCTCTCGCTTCAGCCGGGTTATTACCGACGAGGGCATTAAACAGGCGCACATCGCTAATCTGCAGCAAGACGGCTTAACCGTCGATATCGTCAAAAAACCTGCCTGA
- the yciH gene encoding stress response translation initiation inhibitor YciH, translated as MRDTNSRLVYSTETGRIDEPKEVAERPKGDGIVRIQRQTSGRKGKGVSLITGIDADDATLTQIAAELKKKCGCGGSVKDGVIEIQGDKRDLIKSLLEAKGMKVKLAGG; from the coding sequence ATGCGCGACACTAACAGCCGCCTGGTCTATTCGACAGAAACCGGGCGCATTGATGAGCCAAAAGAGGTCGCGGAGCGACCAAAAGGTGATGGCATTGTACGTATTCAACGCCAGACCAGCGGACGTAAAGGGAAGGGCGTATCGCTGATCACCGGAATTGACGCTGACGATGCCACACTTACGCAGATTGCCGCAGAATTGAAGAAAAAATGCGGATGCGGCGGCTCAGTTAAAGATGGCGTTATTGAGATCCAGGGCGATAAGCGGGATCTCATTAAATCCCTCCTGGAAGCAAAAGGGATGAAAGTGAAATTAGCGGGCGGTTAA
- the osmB gene encoding osmotically-inducible lipoprotein OsmB, which translates to MTFNSKKLSAAMLAVTLALSLSACSGMSRQDRNTAIGAGAGAIGGSVLTDGSTLGTLGGAAVGGIIGHQVK; encoded by the coding sequence ATGACTTTTAACAGCAAAAAATTATCCGCTGCTATGCTGGCCGTTACGCTGGCATTATCCCTGAGCGCGTGCTCCGGCATGAGCAGACAAGACCGTAATACCGCGATTGGTGCGGGTGCTGGCGCAATCGGTGGTTCCGTCTTAACTGACGGTAGCACGCTGGGTACCCTGGGTGGTGCTGCAGTGGGTGGGATCATCGGTCACCAGGTTAAATAA
- the yciZ gene encoding protein YciZ/DeoL → MSDIDALKVAQRIDTVLDILVAGDVNSALRNLEILKSELLTQAGEQKNPEAVSPKSPWEV, encoded by the coding sequence ATGTCTGATATCGATGCACTGAAAGTGGCGCAACGTATTGATACTGTGCTGGATATTCTGGTCGCAGGCGATGTGAACTCTGCTCTTCGTAATCTCGAGATATTAAAATCAGAATTACTGACCCAGGCGGGCGAGCAGAAAAACCCCGAGGCAGTATCGCCTAAATCCCCCTGGGAAGTTTAA